The Granulicella sibirica genome has a segment encoding these proteins:
- a CDS encoding transglycosylase SLT domain-containing protein — protein sequence MIMQCAGKQRIGLGSWLGMRAGALLISFLAFPAMGITEVKKPVHAHSKAKTAKTGTKTSTPKKGPTKAGAKEHATKGGKSVATKHPRLAGHADPVAAPVATAQSIRLTSAFLASSQLRPMAQQLASTRSAAAYDGVSSYAKGHPGDGAATAFLALGHAYMLDKRYPEAANTYRQAGASGDALSDYADYLGAQAALAAGHGADAYGLLDHFDERHPGSIFVANAPVLLANLYLQQNNPQGALNVLTPIDGSPQSVHSDFRYALGRAYQMNGDTARATPVFRTIFLSQPLTAEASQARTQLAAMNVPLTAGERKIHADALYNAKRYGEASQEYHALEKNDPGLSQGDKDALEIYAAVCDLKLKRLSRHDVEKLPQTDDDSAALKLYLLSELARNENDVTGNDRQVAELVSRFPASRWTEEGLYSGGNMHLLKHEQVEAISNYQTLVRLFPKSTYAPSAHWRAAWMSYRLRRYTDAARLMDEQITMYPAGIEAPSALYWRGRLYEDEGGDFGQAANYYRSLTTNYVNFYYAVLARQRLAVIGAKAVTVSAAAPLASVRTPTVPELTGELPENDPHLIKARLLANAALNEYIGPEIQASATSGQWGALAQAEIYASFGEYTRALQSMKHSGISFFSIPMSQVPSIYWRLLFPQPYWSDLVADSQRNGLDPHLVASLIRQESEFNAGAISPANAYGLMQLLPSVGKAAAKKNGLRGFDARQLFNPSTNLLLGTTNLREVLDRFGGQAEYALAAYNAGDTPVRRWLSTNDYKDVAEYVESIPYSETREYVQAILRNREMYRALYPVH from the coding sequence ATGATCATGCAGTGTGCTGGAAAGCAGAGGATTGGGTTGGGAAGTTGGCTTGGGATGCGGGCGGGGGCCCTGCTGATCTCTTTTCTGGCGTTTCCGGCAATGGGAATCACCGAGGTCAAGAAACCGGTGCACGCCCATTCCAAGGCGAAGACGGCAAAGACAGGAACTAAGACCTCAACTCCAAAGAAAGGCCCTACGAAGGCGGGCGCCAAAGAACACGCAACGAAGGGAGGGAAGAGTGTGGCGACCAAGCATCCACGGTTGGCTGGACATGCAGACCCTGTCGCCGCGCCGGTGGCCACCGCGCAGAGTATTCGTCTGACGAGCGCGTTTCTGGCCTCGTCGCAGCTTCGTCCGATGGCGCAGCAACTTGCGTCGACTCGATCGGCTGCCGCCTACGACGGGGTCTCGAGCTACGCAAAGGGGCATCCGGGCGACGGGGCGGCGACGGCGTTTCTCGCTCTGGGCCATGCATACATGCTCGATAAGCGATATCCAGAGGCTGCCAACACGTACCGGCAGGCGGGTGCGAGTGGCGACGCGCTGAGCGATTATGCGGATTATCTGGGAGCGCAGGCCGCGCTCGCCGCCGGGCATGGAGCCGATGCCTATGGACTGCTTGATCACTTCGACGAGAGGCATCCGGGAAGCATCTTCGTGGCAAATGCCCCGGTTCTTCTGGCCAATCTGTATCTTCAGCAGAACAACCCCCAGGGCGCGTTGAATGTACTCACGCCGATTGATGGTTCTCCGCAGTCCGTTCACTCCGACTTTCGCTATGCGCTCGGGCGCGCGTACCAGATGAACGGCGATACCGCTCGTGCGACGCCGGTCTTTCGCACCATCTTTCTGAGCCAGCCTCTGACCGCTGAAGCGTCACAAGCCAGAACCCAGCTTGCTGCCATGAATGTGCCATTGACTGCGGGCGAACGAAAGATCCATGCGGACGCGCTCTACAACGCAAAGCGCTACGGAGAGGCAAGCCAGGAGTATCACGCACTTGAAAAGAATGATCCAGGGCTGAGCCAGGGGGACAAGGATGCACTGGAGATCTACGCTGCGGTTTGCGACTTGAAGCTGAAGCGCCTGAGCCGTCACGACGTGGAGAAGCTTCCGCAGACGGATGATGACAGCGCGGCGCTCAAGCTATATCTGCTTTCAGAGCTTGCTCGTAACGAGAATGACGTGACGGGAAACGATCGGCAGGTAGCCGAGTTGGTGAGCCGGTTCCCCGCGAGCCGGTGGACCGAAGAGGGTCTCTATTCGGGCGGGAATATGCACCTGCTGAAGCACGAGCAGGTGGAGGCGATCTCGAACTACCAGACGCTGGTGCGTCTGTTCCCGAAGAGTACTTACGCGCCATCAGCTCATTGGCGGGCGGCATGGATGAGCTACCGGTTGCGTCGCTATACCGATGCGGCTCGGTTGATGGATGAGCAGATCACGATGTATCCAGCAGGAATCGAGGCCCCTAGCGCGTTGTATTGGCGAGGGCGGCTCTACGAGGATGAGGGTGGGGACTTCGGCCAGGCGGCGAACTATTACCGATCACTGACGACCAACTATGTGAACTTCTACTACGCCGTGCTCGCTCGGCAGAGGCTCGCCGTGATTGGGGCTAAGGCCGTGACCGTTTCGGCGGCAGCGCCTCTCGCGTCGGTGAGGACCCCAACTGTTCCGGAGTTGACGGGAGAGTTGCCTGAGAACGATCCGCACTTAATCAAGGCTCGCCTGCTTGCCAATGCGGCGCTCAATGAGTACATCGGTCCGGAGATCCAGGCGAGTGCGACCTCGGGGCAGTGGGGTGCGCTCGCGCAGGCGGAGATCTACGCGTCGTTCGGCGAGTACACGCGCGCGCTCCAGTCGATGAAGCATAGCGGCATCTCGTTCTTCTCGATCCCGATGAGCCAGGTTCCTTCGATTTATTGGCGGCTCCTCTTCCCGCAACCGTATTGGAGCGACCTGGTCGCTGACTCACAAAGGAACGGACTTGATCCACACCTCGTCGCGTCTCTGATCCGGCAGGAGTCCGAGTTTAATGCTGGAGCAATCAGTCCGGCAAACGCCTACGGACTGATGCAATTGCTCCCATCCGTCGGGAAAGCCGCTGCGAAGAAAAATGGTCTGCGTGGGTTTGACGCCCGGCAGCTCTTCAATCCATCGACGAATCTGCTGCTGGGGACGACTAATCTGCGCGAGGTGCTGGATCGCTTCGGCGGCCAGGCGGAATACGCGTTGGCAGCCTACAACGCGGGCGACACGCCTGTTCGCCGCTGGCTATCAACGAACGACTACAAGGATGTCGCGGAGTACGTCGAGTCGATTCCATATTCAGAGACGCGGGAGTACGTGCAGGCAATTCTGCGAAATCGTGAGATGTACCGGGCGCTCTATCCTGTGCACTAG
- a CDS encoding periplasmic heavy metal sensor, producing MRQYKLFKAGKILIMVAVASAVFGYVIMHLWNWLMPVIFGLKPVTFAQALGLFILGKLLFGGFHRHSGGRGWKRHMEARWEQMTPEERERFRAGMRSHRGCWKRPSPENPQQETAV from the coding sequence ATGAGGCAGTACAAGCTATTCAAAGCAGGAAAGATCCTGATAATGGTCGCGGTCGCAAGTGCCGTCTTCGGCTACGTGATCATGCACCTCTGGAACTGGCTGATGCCAGTCATCTTCGGCCTGAAGCCAGTAACGTTCGCCCAGGCACTGGGCCTTTTCATCCTCGGCAAGCTCCTCTTCGGAGGCTTCCATCGTCACTCTGGAGGACGCGGATGGAAACGTCACATGGAGGCACGCTGGGAACAGATGACCCCCGAAGAGCGCGAGCGCTTTCGCGCTGGAATGCGCAGCCACCGCGGGTGTTGGAAGAGGCCATCGCCAGAAAATCCCCAGCAGGAGACCGCTGTCTAG
- a CDS encoding glycosyltransferase family 2 protein has product MRPTVSVAIITCNEEQNLPRTLASVQFADQIVVVDSGSADRTVKIAEAFNATVIHQNWLGFAAQKNLAISHCTGDWILSLDADEELSPELQDQITTLIPSNPPADAYFLKRRNLFLGKWIRFGGFYPDPKLRLFRRNTAGFTQTPQFEDRLVHETIAFDGHSSTLDFDLIHHAYPTLEAYIEHMDRYSTLGAKHLLRSNRDSRSTLAFVANVLIIPYLTFLWNYIFRLGFLDGREGLLLHLYQSTYTSWKYAKAWQTARRK; this is encoded by the coding sequence ATGCGCCCGACTGTCTCCGTCGCGATCATCACCTGCAACGAAGAGCAGAATCTTCCGCGAACCCTTGCAAGCGTTCAGTTCGCCGACCAGATCGTAGTCGTCGACTCCGGTTCCGCTGACCGAACCGTGAAAATCGCCGAAGCCTTCAATGCAACCGTCATCCATCAAAACTGGCTCGGCTTCGCCGCCCAGAAGAACCTCGCCATCTCTCACTGCACCGGAGATTGGATCCTCTCGCTTGACGCCGACGAGGAACTCTCACCCGAACTCCAGGATCAAATCACCACCCTGATTCCTTCAAACCCTCCAGCAGACGCTTATTTCCTCAAGCGCCGCAACCTTTTCCTGGGCAAATGGATTCGCTTCGGAGGCTTTTACCCCGACCCGAAACTCCGCCTCTTTCGCCGCAACACCGCAGGCTTCACCCAAACCCCTCAGTTCGAGGATCGACTCGTCCACGAGACCATCGCCTTCGACGGCCATTCCTCAACCCTCGACTTCGACCTCATCCATCACGCCTATCCAACGCTTGAAGCCTACATCGAGCACATGGACCGCTACAGCACACTCGGAGCGAAACACCTGCTTCGCAGCAATCGCGACAGTCGCTCAACTCTCGCCTTCGTCGCCAACGTCCTCATCATCCCGTATCTGACCTTCCTCTGGAACTACATCTTCCGACTAGGCTTCCTCGACGGACGCGAAGGCCTCCTGCTGCACCTCTATCAATCCACTTACACAAGCTGGAAGTACGCAAAAGCTTGGCAAACCGCACGGAGAAAGTAA
- the cyaY gene encoding iron donor protein CyaY translates to MIDESTFRRESDRALESLKQSLITAGDESGVFEFEDNNGVMNIIFEDGSPKFVVTPNTPIRQVWISAQATSYKLEFEEATTNFVLPKTGEALKPLTQRLLREHLKDATITLP, encoded by the coding sequence ATGATCGACGAGTCCACATTCCGCCGCGAGTCCGACCGCGCCCTCGAGTCCCTCAAGCAGTCCCTCATCACCGCCGGAGACGAGTCCGGAGTCTTCGAGTTCGAAGACAACAACGGAGTCATGAACATCATCTTCGAGGATGGATCGCCCAAGTTCGTCGTCACCCCGAACACGCCGATCCGTCAGGTCTGGATCTCCGCGCAGGCGACCAGCTACAAGCTCGAGTTTGAGGAAGCAACCACCAACTTCGTCTTGCCCAAGACCGGAGAAGCCCTTAAACCCCTAACCCAGCGCCTCCTCCGCGAACACCTCAAGGACGCAACGATCACCCTTCCCTAA
- a CDS encoding DinB family protein — translation MEVKELLLKLLDREAVASRKAIERLPEGNNTWKPHERSMELGSLASLSATMPGWIALMIETDELDIGTPDNGGLRTHSDITRAGLLEQLEEGLAKSRAALIATTDDHLMKTWRITMGEQVLAEDPRYMAIADNCLCHLAHHRGQLTVFYRLLEAKVPALYGPSADEAL, via the coding sequence ATGGAAGTGAAAGAACTCTTGCTCAAGCTGTTGGACCGCGAAGCCGTAGCCTCGCGCAAAGCCATCGAACGTCTTCCCGAAGGAAACAACACCTGGAAGCCCCACGAGCGTTCCATGGAGCTTGGCAGTCTCGCCTCTCTCTCCGCGACGATGCCCGGCTGGATCGCCCTTATGATTGAGACCGACGAACTCGATATCGGCACGCCAGACAACGGAGGCCTGCGCACGCACTCCGACATCACCCGCGCCGGCCTTCTTGAGCAACTCGAAGAAGGCCTCGCAAAGTCCCGCGCCGCGCTCATCGCCACCACCGACGATCATCTGATGAAGACCTGGCGCATCACCATGGGCGAACAGGTCCTCGCCGAAGACCCACGCTACATGGCGATCGCCGACAACTGCCTGTGCCACCTCGCTCACCACCGCGGTCAGCTCACCGTCTTCTACCGCCTCCTCGAAGCAAAGGTTCCCGCCCTCTACGGACCAAGCGCCGATGAAGCCCTCTAA
- a CDS encoding nuclear transport factor 2 family protein: protein MTQTQILIAQAYAAFNARDIDGALALMTEDVTWPKASEGGKVVGKEEIRAYWTRQWGEFDPHVEPLALSDEEGGKTRVRVHQLVKSLQGDVLSDSEVVHLFTIGKGLIAAMDLGDEADSSAGPSSAFAHRS, encoded by the coding sequence ATGACGCAGACACAAATACTTATCGCCCAGGCATACGCCGCCTTTAACGCTCGGGATATCGACGGGGCATTGGCACTGATGACGGAAGACGTGACCTGGCCGAAGGCATCGGAGGGTGGGAAGGTTGTCGGCAAGGAAGAGATCCGGGCGTATTGGACGCGGCAATGGGGCGAGTTCGATCCCCATGTTGAACCGCTTGCTCTAAGCGACGAAGAAGGAGGCAAGACCCGCGTCAGGGTGCACCAACTTGTGAAGAGCCTTCAAGGGGATGTGCTTTCGGACAGCGAGGTCGTTCACCTGTTCACTATCGGCAAGGGGCTTATCGCGGCGATGGATCTTGGGGACGAGGCCGATTCGAGCGCTGGTCCGTCTTCCGCATTCGCCCATCGATCTTAA
- a CDS encoding RNA polymerase sigma factor, translating to MAIPEWTIAEQDQFIADALRRDEPRLRSFIRKRVLDTGDAEDVLQDVFYELIQAYRVVKPVEQVTAWLYRVARNRITDLFRRQKSVSLNDTISSDEDSQALEDLIPSQDAGPDAVYARTLIFDALDEALDELPDNQREVFIAHELMGRSFKDISDETGVSVNTLLSRKRYAVLHLRERLADMNERFDAK from the coding sequence ATGGCAATCCCGGAATGGACGATCGCGGAGCAGGACCAGTTCATTGCCGACGCATTGCGCCGCGACGAACCTCGCCTGCGAAGCTTCATCCGCAAACGCGTCCTCGACACCGGCGATGCCGAAGACGTCCTTCAGGACGTCTTCTACGAACTCATCCAGGCTTATCGCGTGGTAAAGCCAGTCGAACAGGTCACAGCCTGGCTTTATCGCGTAGCACGCAACCGAATTACAGATCTCTTCCGCAGACAGAAGTCCGTCTCGCTGAACGACACCATTTCCAGCGACGAGGATTCGCAGGCACTTGAGGATCTGATTCCATCGCAGGACGCAGGTCCGGATGCTGTCTACGCTCGAACGCTGATCTTTGACGCGCTCGACGAAGCGCTGGACGAGCTTCCCGACAACCAGCGTGAAGTCTTCATCGCCCACGAATTGATGGGACGAAGCTTCAAGGACATCTCTGACGAGACCGGCGTGAGTGTGAACACGCTTCTCTCGCGCAAACGCTATGCCGTTCTCCACTTGCGGGAGCGTCTGGCGGACATGAACGAACGATTTGATGCGAAGTGA
- a CDS encoding MarR family winged helix-turn-helix transcriptional regulator, with product MPKKASFDPHIRSSLPDLHRSVLDIVGIFNSPERDAAMLESAGLTLERALFPLLVLISKYGPIGVVDVATRVGRDYTTVSRQVARLEELGLVARRAASSDRRTREATVTPQGRAATDAVDAARERLALRMFRNWCRADYDQLLRLTRMLADGLDETPAPGSKLAEAMARRKRTPSPDTKR from the coding sequence ATGCCAAAGAAAGCATCGTTCGATCCGCATATCCGGTCGTCGTTACCGGACCTGCACCGCTCGGTCCTCGACATCGTCGGCATCTTCAACAGTCCCGAGCGCGACGCGGCCATGCTCGAGAGCGCGGGCCTGACCCTCGAACGAGCCCTGTTCCCGCTTCTCGTGCTCATCAGCAAGTACGGCCCCATAGGCGTTGTCGACGTAGCCACGCGCGTCGGACGCGATTACACCACTGTCAGTCGCCAGGTAGCGCGTCTCGAAGAGCTCGGCCTCGTCGCCCGTCGCGCCGCTTCATCCGATCGCCGCACCCGCGAAGCGACCGTGACTCCACAGGGCAGGGCGGCGACAGACGCCGTCGATGCCGCGCGAGAGCGTCTCGCGTTGCGAATGTTCCGCAACTGGTGCCGCGCCGACTACGACCAGCTTCTTCGGCTCACCCGCATGTTGGCGGATGGCCTGGATGAGACCCCCGCGCCCGGATCGAAGCTGGCCGAGGCCATGGCTCGACGCAAACGGACTCCTTCCCCGGACACAAAGAGATAA
- a CDS encoding helix-turn-helix transcriptional regulator, with product MKADRLLSALMLLQAHGRLSSRELAERLEISVRTAHRDMEALCVAGIPVSAMRGYKGGWELERGWRTKVPGLDEHELRALLMAQPNTLGDPQMVAAAERAYSKLLAAMPGAMRMRAASIQARLHIDSSGWRPHSEDLSSLPAVQDAVAADAKMTFLYTKADGTTGPRTVDPLGIVCKQGVWYLVARASAGLRTYRVGRMRDAVALPLTFERPADFDLGRYWKNSMVRLDPTEQRYTARLAMEVAAALHLRRWCSITTAALPDGTLISDGFEVVDVVFESFAQAHFVTLGYGPRAYVIGPEELRTKVEADLEAVQSGRGR from the coding sequence ATGAAAGCCGATCGACTTCTTTCAGCGCTGATGCTTCTGCAGGCTCACGGACGGCTCTCGTCGAGGGAGCTTGCGGAGCGGCTGGAGATCTCGGTGCGGACGGCGCACCGGGATATGGAGGCGCTGTGCGTGGCTGGGATTCCGGTGTCGGCGATGCGCGGGTACAAGGGCGGGTGGGAGCTGGAGCGGGGATGGCGGACGAAGGTTCCGGGGCTGGACGAGCACGAGCTGCGGGCCTTGCTGATGGCGCAGCCGAACACGCTTGGAGATCCGCAGATGGTGGCGGCGGCCGAGCGGGCCTACTCGAAGCTGCTGGCGGCGATGCCGGGAGCGATGCGGATGCGGGCGGCTTCGATCCAGGCGAGGCTGCATATCGATTCGAGCGGATGGCGCCCGCACTCGGAGGATCTATCGTCGCTGCCGGCGGTACAGGATGCGGTGGCGGCAGATGCGAAGATGACCTTCCTCTATACGAAGGCAGACGGAACGACCGGGCCGCGTACGGTGGATCCGCTTGGGATCGTGTGCAAGCAGGGGGTCTGGTACCTGGTGGCTCGGGCATCCGCAGGGTTGCGGACGTACCGGGTGGGGCGGATGCGGGACGCGGTGGCGCTTCCGCTGACGTTCGAGCGGCCGGCGGACTTTGATCTTGGACGCTATTGGAAGAACTCCATGGTGCGGCTGGATCCAACTGAGCAGAGGTATACGGCGCGGCTTGCGATGGAGGTTGCAGCGGCCTTGCACCTCCGGCGATGGTGTTCGATCACGACCGCAGCACTGCCGGATGGAACTCTAATTTCAGACGGATTCGAAGTGGTTGACGTAGTCTTCGAGAGCTTCGCGCAGGCTCACTTCGTGACGCTTGGATATGGCCCGCGGGCTTACGTGATTGGCCCGGAAGAGCTGCGGACGAAGGTAGAGGCCGATCTGGAGGCGGTACAAAGCGGCAGGGGCCGGTGA
- a CDS encoding TonB-dependent receptor, with protein MTNSHHKTPIFARNLRQILIQSFALLLVLCYSWSEASAQSLAGLGALSGTVHDPSGATVAKAEVTISNTSIGIIRTTLSSSDGVFQTSSLPPADGYVVVVKVSGFSPSTTTGIVVHVGEIINIPVTLALAGVANDVTVVGNAVDINTTDPGVSALVSQQEINDLPINGRRADQFVLLTPGVTTDGAGGEVTFRGVPGNNLFLQDGMDVTQQWGQDNAGSTSAFSPLSQDAVQEFQVLTSGYTAEFGHAAGGIVNTLTKSGTNNFHGSAFEFFKNRTLNATDPYSIGTNGEAFNPPNWRHQFGGSVGGPVIKEKLFFFANTEETRESRPLVSSYSDAHLNANGSLVAGACDTNTADADHATSAQCAAAQAYIQRTFALLARKLNENIGFLKLDYRPTDRDSVSANFNLMQFASPNGTVSASALNDGSGYYPNGNQIDLTRWARFSYTHVVSNTAVNEFRFGWFKDTRKQSVNPSLAPSDGLVSGLSVSSLANLGLSVNIPNSQPSEDRFLFVDNYSTTVRKHQLKFGAETNYMRDVENALFYAKGEYFYGSITDWAQDLVPSNTDPLAGKHYSGFLQAFGPLLTRAIVRDYNFYGQDQWQVNHKLTLNIGLRYEFNRFTQPPLNPDYPATAKLNEPKNNFAPRVGFAYSMNEGATVVRGGFGISYARLPSASVIRLQQRNGVIQKTIFFTTGTPGAPTFPGYLLATNISGSGSNVTYADPNLKTPYTEQGDFTIEQKMDNKTTLEASYLWNDGVGFLTRKDDNVKAPTSTYTYRILNNAGAQTGTYTTPIYTDNVNDPRYGVLNHIYNGGRLYYDGLALTVHRRQSRYTEASLAYTWSKAIDLGQGAGADNIYYTDPPISVFNGNPRFEKGRSPLDQRHRLVFNGLVSVPKHSYGSKLMNIAANGWQFSGIETYATPQGVDPQAVINGLPFANPYSTSTLDGIGIGFAATQRVPFLPRSSVNLGTTIRTDARLTKVFGLPKEQSVTLNFEVFNAFNYSTITSVQTTAAFVNADGTITPYDASGGGHILATPGVGTASAGFPDGTNARRAQVSARYTF; from the coding sequence ATGACCAATTCGCATCATAAGACACCGATCTTCGCCCGTAACCTTCGGCAGATCCTGATTCAGTCCTTCGCATTGCTCCTTGTGCTGTGTTACTCCTGGTCAGAGGCAAGCGCCCAATCCCTCGCCGGACTTGGCGCCCTGAGCGGTACCGTGCACGATCCGTCGGGCGCCACAGTCGCCAAGGCGGAAGTCACTATCTCGAACACATCGATCGGCATCATCAGAACTACGCTCTCATCGTCCGACGGTGTCTTCCAGACCTCCTCCCTGCCCCCCGCGGACGGGTACGTCGTTGTCGTGAAAGTCTCTGGCTTCTCCCCCTCTACGACAACCGGAATCGTGGTTCACGTCGGTGAAATCATCAACATCCCAGTGACGCTCGCTCTCGCCGGTGTCGCGAATGATGTGACGGTCGTAGGCAATGCGGTGGACATCAACACGACCGATCCCGGTGTGTCGGCGCTTGTCTCGCAACAGGAGATCAACGACCTGCCCATCAACGGCCGTCGCGCCGACCAGTTTGTCCTTCTGACTCCCGGGGTTACGACCGACGGAGCCGGCGGTGAGGTCACCTTCCGCGGCGTACCAGGCAATAATCTCTTCCTTCAGGACGGCATGGATGTCACCCAGCAGTGGGGACAGGACAACGCAGGGAGCACAAGTGCGTTCTCCCCCCTTAGCCAGGACGCTGTGCAGGAATTCCAGGTTCTCACCTCGGGATATACCGCCGAGTTCGGCCACGCTGCCGGTGGCATCGTCAACACGCTCACAAAGAGCGGTACGAACAACTTCCACGGATCGGCCTTCGAGTTCTTCAAGAATCGTACGCTCAACGCCACGGATCCTTACTCAATCGGCACCAATGGCGAGGCATTCAACCCGCCAAACTGGCGTCATCAGTTCGGCGGAAGCGTCGGCGGCCCGGTTATCAAGGAAAAGCTCTTCTTCTTTGCCAACACCGAAGAGACCCGCGAGAGCCGTCCTCTTGTCTCGTCCTACAGTGACGCGCACCTCAATGCGAACGGAAGTCTGGTCGCGGGAGCGTGCGACACGAATACTGCCGACGCAGATCACGCTACCTCTGCCCAGTGCGCCGCGGCACAGGCCTACATCCAGCGGACCTTCGCCCTTCTTGCCCGCAAGCTCAACGAGAACATCGGCTTCCTCAAGCTCGACTACAGGCCTACCGACCGCGACAGTGTCAGCGCGAACTTCAACCTCATGCAGTTCGCCTCGCCCAACGGAACGGTCAGTGCCAGTGCTCTCAACGACGGCTCAGGCTACTACCCGAACGGCAACCAGATTGACCTTACCCGCTGGGCTCGCTTCTCCTATACGCACGTCGTTTCGAACACGGCCGTCAACGAGTTCCGCTTCGGATGGTTCAAGGACACTCGGAAGCAGTCGGTAAACCCATCCCTCGCTCCCTCTGACGGCCTCGTCTCCGGCCTCTCGGTCTCGAGCCTTGCGAACTTGGGCCTCTCGGTCAACATTCCAAACTCTCAGCCATCGGAGGACCGCTTTCTCTTCGTTGACAATTACTCAACGACCGTCAGGAAGCACCAGTTGAAGTTTGGCGCCGAAACGAACTACATGCGCGACGTTGAGAACGCGCTCTTCTACGCCAAAGGAGAGTACTTCTACGGCTCCATTACCGACTGGGCTCAGGATCTCGTCCCCAGCAACACCGATCCGCTCGCAGGAAAGCACTATTCCGGCTTTCTCCAGGCGTTCGGCCCGCTGCTCACCAGGGCGATCGTTCGCGACTACAACTTCTACGGGCAGGACCAGTGGCAGGTCAATCACAAGCTCACCCTGAACATCGGCCTGCGGTACGAGTTCAACCGCTTCACCCAGCCTCCACTCAATCCTGATTATCCGGCGACCGCGAAGCTCAACGAGCCTAAGAACAACTTCGCTCCGCGTGTTGGCTTCGCCTACTCGATGAACGAGGGAGCGACGGTCGTGCGTGGGGGCTTCGGCATCTCGTATGCGCGTCTCCCGTCCGCCAGCGTGATCCGTCTGCAGCAGAGAAACGGAGTTATCCAGAAGACGATCTTCTTCACCACGGGTACGCCAGGTGCGCCAACCTTCCCCGGCTATCTGCTTGCAACGAACATCTCCGGCAGCGGCAGCAACGTTACGTATGCTGATCCAAACCTGAAGACGCCCTATACCGAGCAGGGTGACTTCACGATCGAGCAGAAGATGGACAACAAGACGACCCTCGAAGCTTCTTATCTGTGGAACGATGGCGTCGGCTTCCTCACACGCAAGGACGATAACGTCAAAGCTCCGACGAGTACCTATACCTACAGGATCCTCAACAACGCCGGCGCACAGACAGGAACGTACACCACGCCGATCTACACCGACAACGTCAACGATCCGCGTTACGGTGTTCTCAACCACATCTACAACGGCGGCCGTCTCTACTACGATGGCCTCGCGCTCACCGTGCATCGCCGCCAGTCGCGTTACACCGAGGCCTCGCTCGCCTACACATGGTCAAAGGCGATCGATCTCGGCCAGGGAGCTGGCGCAGACAACATCTACTACACCGATCCGCCGATCTCGGTCTTCAACGGCAATCCGCGGTTTGAAAAAGGCCGTTCGCCACTCGATCAGCGCCATCGTCTCGTATTCAATGGTCTTGTCTCCGTCCCGAAGCACAGCTACGGATCTAAGCTGATGAACATCGCCGCAAACGGCTGGCAGTTCTCCGGTATCGAAACCTACGCGACGCCACAAGGTGTCGATCCGCAGGCTGTTATCAACGGCCTGCCGTTCGCCAATCCCTACTCCACCTCTACGCTCGATGGCATCGGCATCGGGTTCGCAGCAACGCAGCGGGTTCCCTTCCTGCCACGCAGCAGCGTCAACCTCGGCACGACGATCCGTACCGATGCCCGCCTGACAAAGGTCTTCGGGCTACCCAAAGAGCAGAGCGTGACCCTCAACTTCGAGGTCTTCAATGCCTTCAACTACAGCACCATCACTTCCGTCCAGACGACGGCCGCGTTCGTCAACGCCGACGGCACTATTACACCGTATGACGCCAGCGGCGGCGGCCACATTCTCGCAACCCCCGGTGTCGGCACGGCATCGGCAGGCTTCCCGGACGGCACAAACGCACGGCGTGCCCAGGTATCAGCTCGCTACACCTTCTAA
- a CDS encoding nuclear transport factor 2 family protein, with protein MSREQSIAAVEAYLECFTTKDPSNLPFAEDVTFEGPRMPKLTGRSMVQGFLTHILPMVKSVQLKRNIVEGDYVATIFDMETVSGIDHVCDQIHIVDGKIKAIHAFYYPAEPPATQST; from the coding sequence ATGTCACGAGAACAAAGCATCGCTGCAGTCGAAGCCTATCTGGAGTGCTTTACGACCAAAGATCCGTCCAACCTCCCCTTCGCGGAAGACGTCACCTTTGAGGGCCCGCGCATGCCAAAGCTAACCGGGCGCTCCATGGTCCAAGGGTTCCTCACCCACATTCTACCGATGGTCAAGAGCGTTCAGCTTAAGAGGAACATCGTCGAAGGAGACTACGTCGCCACCATCTTCGACATGGAGACAGTTAGCGGAATCGATCACGTCTGCGACCAAATCCACATTGTTGACGGCAAGATTAAAGCAATCCACGCCTTCTACTACCCAGCCGAACCACCCGCAACCCAATCGACGTAG